From a region of the Pirellulales bacterium genome:
- a CDS encoding PilZ domain-containing protein, producing the protein MIRPYAIQRLTSAYDRLAARAWEKHVHHILSTRRIRFRRDALLIHESGDRFYVLSRDISKGGLGLAHDREMPAGKVRISVDVGNGRAMKAPARLVWCRQSEDGSYVSGIEFLAVPIVHMSIVTGNVAAIA; encoded by the coding sequence ATGATCCGGCCCTATGCCATACAGCGGCTTACCAGCGCTTACGATAGGCTAGCGGCACGGGCTTGGGAGAAGCATGTCCATCATATACTCTCAACGCGTCGTATACGATTCCGCCGGGACGCTCTGCTCATCCATGAAAGCGGAGATCGTTTCTACGTCCTGAGTCGTGACATTTCCAAGGGCGGACTCGGGCTCGCTCATGACCGCGAGATGCCTGCTGGTAAGGTACGAATCAGCGTGGACGTGGGGAACGGCCGCGCTATGAAAGCGCCGGCACGTCTTGTGTGGTGCCGACAAAGTGAGGACGGCTCGTACGTCAGCGGAATCGAGTTTCTAGCAGTTCCCATCGTGCATATGTCCATCGTGACAGGAAACGTTGCGGCCATTGCCTAA
- a CDS encoding class I SAM-dependent methyltransferase — protein sequence MLDTKEVYRKSEFCRWVQRTGLDNEERFLIAKYLDPKKRTLEAGSGGGRILLAMHANGFEHLSGFDILPEFVEAARERDDSGTIDYRVQDGRALAYDDGSFDQLVYLQQFLSVVGAAEDRRKAIAEAFRVLRPGGRIVISLLCMRGRKRRYWPLLAWLQLLRTVTFRQLSNQHQPWLRLNNAPHFKALIDRGPYVYWYHEQEAVALFRDAGFVVEALGSEAQIDARHLASPPAVPRHEPFRGVLYMVCQKPA from the coding sequence ATGCTCGACACTAAGGAAGTATATCGCAAGTCGGAGTTTTGCCGTTGGGTTCAGCGCACGGGTCTCGACAACGAGGAGCGGTTTCTGATCGCCAAGTACCTTGATCCGAAAAAACGAACGCTCGAAGCCGGCTCCGGCGGAGGCCGAATCTTACTGGCCATGCACGCCAACGGGTTCGAGCATCTCAGCGGCTTCGATATATTGCCGGAATTCGTTGAGGCGGCCCGTGAGCGCGATGATAGTGGCACAATTGATTACCGTGTGCAGGACGGCCGCGCGCTGGCGTATGACGATGGCAGCTTTGATCAGCTCGTCTATCTGCAACAGTTCCTTTCGGTCGTGGGGGCCGCAGAGGACCGGCGGAAAGCGATTGCAGAGGCCTTTCGCGTATTGCGTCCGGGCGGTCGCATAGTGATCAGCCTGTTGTGCATGCGCGGCCGCAAGCGGCGCTATTGGCCGCTGCTCGCCTGGCTGCAATTGCTGCGCACGGTGACGTTCCGTCAGTTGAGCAATCAGCATCAACCGTGGTTGCGCCTCAACAACGCGCCCCACTTCAAGGCTTTGATCGACCGCGGACCATATGTCTACTGGTATCACGAACAGGAGGCTGTGGCGCTATTTCGTGACGCGGGATTTGTGGTCGAGGCTCTCGGCTCCGAGGCACAAATTGACGCCCGGCATCTGGCGTCTCCGCCGGCCGTACCACGTCACGAGCCGTTCCGTGGAGTTCTCTACATGGTTTGCCAGAAGCCGGCTTGA
- a CDS encoding Flp family type IVb pilin, protein MDALRRFLSSEDGPAAVEYALLLAMTTLVCISAVKSIGTNATTQFGKVSAKLGS, encoded by the coding sequence TTGGACGCCCTCCGGCGATTCCTCTCCTCCGAGGACGGCCCCGCTGCCGTCGAGTACGCATTGCTTCTGGCGATGACTACGCTGGTCTGCATTTCGGCTGTGAAATCCATCGGCACCAACGCCACCACCCAATTTGGCAAGGTTTCCGCGAAACTCGGCTCATAG